The window ACAGAAGCATAAGATATTGGATAGTTCAAGTTGTGAGGATGAAGGAAGTAGTCTTGGTCATAAGGAAGATAGATTCAGTGGTCTCCCCGACGGAGTTGCTTATCGCATTCTTTCGTTTCTTACTATAAAGGACGTCACTTGTTTCAGCATTGTGTCCAAAAGATGCAGAGAACTTTATCTGTCAACTCCGTCATTGGATTTTGAATTCAGGACTACGAGAACACCCTCGGGTGAGTATAAGAGTTTCCGCGAGGCCACATGTGAAGTTAGATTGAGTTTGATGAACTCATTGGATAGGTTCTTGCTTCAACGCGGGGATAACAAGATAGAGTACTTTCGTCTTGTGTGGGAGAATCACTCTGTAGTCGAAGAAGACAGTGACGACCTAAGGGATGAAGAACCATGCTTCTGTGTTAATGAGCGTTTCCGGATAATGACTTGGATTCATAATGCACTGAGGTGTAATGTTGAAGTTCTTGATGTTAAGAGCGATGTAGATTATTTTGAGGCTGAGCCGTACGCATTGTTTCCTTCTTGTGTCTTTCTCTGTGCAACTTTGACTTCTCTAGCAGTTGAAATGAATCATACAATGGTTAAAACACCTTCCGTTGCCTTTTCCTCGAATCTTGTAGACCTGAAGTTATTAAATGTTGATATAGAAGATGAGGGGTTTTTCAAATGGATCTCATGTTCCTGCAAATTCATCAAGGAAATATATCTTTGTGATATTAGTATAACTGCTAATATCATCATCAAGAGCTCGTCTCTGGAAAAGTTTGGATATGTGGACGGTGGAAGGTTTACACCGAGCCATTTTAACATCTCAGGCGAGAAACTTGAAATCATAAATATTACCTGGATGCTTAATTTACCTGGTGACAAGTCGTTAAATATTTTTGCTCCAAGACTCAAAGATTTATGTTGGAGGGGGAGTCGGGTAAATCAGGGAAACCTGGGACCTCTAGAATGTTTAGAAAAGGCTGTTATTTGCCTGGAGCCTAAAGCAGATGACTCTGACAAACTGATTAAGCATTTTTACAGTTTACGCAGGGTTGAACGTCTTGTTTTAAATGCAGCGACCTTTAAGGTAATGAGAACCACAACCCTTCATACTGAATATTACTTTTCGGTGGAAAAAAACTAGATATTTTGTTATCcgaaataatttaattattttgtttctcTCTTTACATTTCAGTTTAAACAGGATAACAAtacttttacattaaaatgGTCACACTTGCTATAACAAAATGAGAAACATGATATAGGTTTTGCCTTTATGACATTGCAGGCTTTGTTCAGGGAAGGGTACACGCATGCTCAATTTGATCGTCTTTTTTATTTGGAATTGAATCTAAGGAGCTTTTCTGATGATATCTTTCCTGCAGTGGTCTCTCTATTAAGAGGATTGCATAATTTGTGTACTTTATACATAAGTTGTTTTGCTGTCCCAAGTTCTAAGGACCCTCAACCCAATGTAAGTTAAGTCTATGATTTCCTTTCTTAATATCGTAAAACGTCTATCTACTTATGAAataaaatttggttccaacTTGGGCTAGTTACAAGTATTATTAACCTCCATGTCGTATTACGTAATAATTTCATTACATCTGTTTTAAAACTTGTCTCCACATTGCAAAAATTGTCAAAAAACCTAAAAGATGAAGTGTCATGATTTAAGTTTTAAGatgaaatcaaataattctCTTAAGAATGCAGTCTCCCAATATTTATTTAGGTCCCGGTTTAAGATAAAGTTGTTCTACACATGGTAAAAATTGTCGAGAATAGTTTATTCTTTAGAGTTCTTGTCACGTCTTTGAGCTTGTGAATACATAATCACTTGTCAACATGGACACCTTTTTGGTGAAGCCGAGCTGCTCTTAGCTTCGTTTGGTTTCTTATTTTGTggaaaatttcaaattggtTGCTTGTTGACTTGTTGCTGTTGCAGTTATCTGGGTTTGATAAGGAATACTGGAAGCTGCAGAATCTGGATTTTATTGATCAGATTAAGGAGGTTACCATAGTGCTGGATGGGTCTAGTAACGGGATTGAGTTTGCACGGTATATACTCGAGAATGCCAAAAACCTGGAgcaaattcacttacaacatTTATTGGATCTGCCTGATGATGCTATACAGAAGCTAAATGAAATTGTCATGTCCAGGGCAGCAGTTAATTTTGAGGAAGACTACGAGGAAGACTCCGATGAAGACTACGAGGAAGACTCCGAGGAAAACTTCGAAGAAGACATTGAGGAAGACTAAACGAGataacaaagaaagcagttTTGATGTTTTGCGGTTGTTTTTTGCTATGATATGGAAACCTTAATATACATGTTGATATAGCGTCGTTAATTCTTATCGTCTGAAAAAAATTCTCTTGAATTAGAGAAAACCATAATCAAGGAGAAAAAGAATTACTTCAATCTCATTTGGGATTCCGAAACTTAATTTGCATCACGTTGCACTTTGAAACTCAATTTTTGCATCATCTTGAAACTTAATTTGCATCACTTTAAACCGAAATCAAAGTCGCTTGAATTTTAAGCCTTTCAAATCAAAACCATGAAGTTTTAGAATCATAAGATGTGATTGAAATTTTTAGCAACTTAAGATCATGCTTAATTTTGAGTGCAATATTGATATAGAATTTTATCACGTTGTTGAAAAATAATTATGTCTATGTATTATGATGCCAATTTAATAcctactttttttatttttgttataaataattatttaacTTATTGATGTTAtcggttaaaaaaaattaatgtacgttgaatcaaatttaacTTTTCACATTGGAACCAAAGAAAAGAGTGATATTTTTGACCCAAACGAAAATCGACACCCCGAATCAAGACTTCAAGAGTTAAACCCATTTACCGTCTGAAACACCAGTCAATCAACGCCACCCCCAAATTAACAAAGCTAGGGTTTACTGCGCCCTTCTTCGAATTCATCGAACTCCAGAACCTGTAGCGCCAAGGAAGATGGAGGCACATTCACCCATCTGTGTTCGCACCCGCTCCTACTAACTGCACTGCCAGAGTAAGCTCGAACTCATTTGGGTACAAGAATGGTACACAGTACACTCTCTCGCAACTGATTTTCTTTATTTCGGTTCAATCTTCAGTGTGTTAATTGATTTTTCAGGGTTTGGTTTTCAAATCCCCGTAGTATTAATCGAAACCGGCTTCAATTGAAAAACcccaaaacacaaaatttaGGTTTCATGGAATTGAAGCATGAGACATTGGCTAGTTCAAGTAGCCAAGTTTGGAGGGTGAAGGAAGTAGTCGTAGTCGTAGTCGTGAGGAAGACAGATTCAGCGGTCTCCCCGACAGAATTGCTTATCGAATTCTTTCGTTTCTTACCATAAAGGACGTTGCTTGTTTCAGCATTGTGTCCAAAAGATGCAGAGAACTTTATCTGTTTCTGCGAGGCCTCGTGTGAGGTTAGGTTGAAGTTGGTGAACTCATTGGATAGGTTCTTGCTTCAACGCGGGGATAATAAGATAGGGCACTTTCGTCTTGTGTGGAAGAGTCACGctgtatacgaagaaaatgaTGAAGCACCATGCTTCTGTGTTAATGAGCATTTTCGAATAATGACTTGGATTCACAATGCACTGAGGTGTAATGTTAAAGTTCTTGATGCTAAGAACCGTGTAGTTGATTTTGAGGATGAATTGTACACATTATTTCCTTCTTGTGTCTTTCTCTGTGCAACTTTGACTTCTCTAGCGGTTGACATGGATTTTACAATGGTTAAAACACCTTCCGTTGCCTTTTCCTCGAATCTTGTATACCTGAAGTTATTAAATGTTAAAATAGAAGATGAGGGGTTTTTCAAATGGATCTCATGTTCCTGCAAATTCATCAAGGAAATATTTCTTTTTGGTATTAGTGTAAGAGGTAATATCATCATCAAGAGCTCTTCTCTGGAAAAATTTGGATATGTGGACGGTGGCAGCTTTACACTGAGCCATCTTAACATCTCAGGTGAGAAACTTGAAGTCATAAATATTACCTGGAGGTTTAGTTCACCTGATGATAAGTCGTTGAATATTTTTGCTCCGAGACTCAAAGATTTATGTTGGAGGGGGAGCCTGGTGAATCAGGCGAACCTGGGAGAGCTAGAATGTTTAGAAAAAGCTGATATTTGCCTGGAGCCTAAAGCAGACGACTCTGACAAACTGATTAAGCATTTTTACAGTTTACACAGGGTTGAACATCTTGTTTTAAATGCAGCAACCTTTCAGGTAATGAGAACCACAACCTCCggtgaaaaaaacttgatatttTGTCATccgaaataatttatttattttgttttctctttacATTTCAGTTTAAACAGGATAAAGATGCTTTTACATTAAAATGGTCTCACATGTTGTAACAAAATGAGAAACATGATATAGGTTTTGCCTTTATGACATTGAAGGCTTTGTTCAGGGAAGGATACACGCATGCTCAATTTGATCGTCTTTTTTATTTGGAATTGAATCTACGGAGCTTTTCTGATGATATCTTTCCTGCAGTGGTCTCTCTATTAAGAGGATTGCATAAATTGTGTACTTTATACATAACTTATTTTGCTGTCCCAAGTTCTATGGACCCTCAACCCAATGTAAGTTAAGTCTATGATTTCCTTTCTTAATATCATGAAACCTCCATCTACTCATGAGAAAAAATGATCCCAACTTGAGCTAGTTATAAATATTATTAACCTCCATGTCATAAATACGTAATAATTTCTTTACATCTGTTTTAAGAGACTTGTCTCCACATTGTAAAAGTTGTCAAAACAACCAAAATATGAAGTGTTACATTTTAAGTTTGAAGatgaaatcaaataattctCCAAAGTACGCAGTGTCCCAATGTTTATTTTGGTCCCGTTTTAAGATAAACTTGTCGACACATAGTAAAAATTGTCaagaataatttattttttagtgtTTTTGTCACGTCACTGAGCTTGCGAATACATAATAACTCATCAACATGGACACCTTGTTGGTGAAGCCAAGCTGTTACTAGCTTCTTAAGCATGCTTATATCTTCTTGTGATGAAACTTCTGGCATTTGATACTGTATTTTGGAGATTGAAATGCTCCTTATATTAGTAGAATTGCTTATTAGGGTATTTCATTTGGTTTcttattttggggaaaatttcaaattggtTGCTTGTTGACTTGTTGCTGTTGCAGGTATCTGGGTTTGATAAGGAATACTGGAAGCTACAGAATCTGGATTTTATTGATCAGATTAAGGAGGTTACCGTAGAGCTGGATGGGTCTAATAACGGGATTGAGTTTGCACGGTATATACTCGAGCATGCCAAGAACCTGGAGCAAATGTGCATACAATATTTTTTGGATCTGTCTGATGATGCTATACTGAAGCTAAATGATAGCAAGAAGATGTCCAAGGCCACAGTTATCTTTGAGGCAGGCTACCGCAGTAGGCCACGGTTTGATTTCGACTGGGAGGAAGACTAAGGAAAACTTCGAAGAAGCATTCGAGGAATACTAAACGAGATAAACAAAGAAAGCAAATTTGATGTTCTTCAGAAGTTGTGTTTTGCTATCATATCGAAACCTTAATGCACATGTTGATATAGCGTTGTTAAAATTTATCGTTGAATGGAAAAAAGTTCTCGAATTAGGGAAAGTCGAAATGTAGGAGAAAAAGAATCCACGACCAAGCAGATCTTAAATCAGCTCGTTAAAGGCTTATTTTTTGGTATGTCCCTTGTAATTTTACTTCAATTTCAGTTTGACTTCTGAAACTTCGTTTGCATCACCTTGCACTCTCGAACTCAATTTTGCGTCACTTTGCACTTTCAAACTCGATTTTGCATCGCTTTGCTATATTTCGCTagggggagagagggagagagagagttaacaCACTACTAATCAAAGCTAATGTCGTTGTTTTATTGATTTAACTACATATGAATACAAGTGTGGTAAATGGTCGCTTACAAAAACAACTTTTTCATGAgtgcttcatatatatatatatatatatatatatatataggaaagacttattatacaaaatagtttctgagatttgcatgatcaataaaaatggtctctgagattaaaatcaatagaaatggtctttgagattgtccaccatccatgattttggtcattcctaaaactctttgggcaattttcaaagttctGTAACTCAAtttattctacacttttctatcttcattttaatatattatggttcgaatttgattaagaaacgattgagttacaaaactttgaaaattgcccaaataatttttaacagaatgaccaaaatcatggatagTGGACAATCTCATAGACCATTTCTagtgattttaaatctcagggaccatttatattgatcatgcaaatctcagggaccattttgtatAATAAGCCTATAGGAAACCTTAAGGAAATGGattctcattttttgtttttataaaaatggagATTAGTTGTGGAATTCACACCACAATCAAACTTTAACGATCTAAACCGTTTATAtttcaagttgcaccttatAGATTATCCTTGCAAAGTATTAGCCAAAtcagaaatgtttaagacatctaattgaattcaaagaaattaacgaatactttgttatataagaaaaaaatgatattttatCTTAATAATTATATAGGCAAatagtttcggattgaattgaatttttgtatggTCTATAAaacgagacttacaaaatagacagtTCGGATTGCTGAAGTTCGATGTGAAGTGAGCCCACAcataatccccattttttgaaaaaaaaaatgagaatctcTTTGCACAAAGGGCATATATACAGGCCCTTTAACAAGAgggatccctatttttttttttttacaggaaCACCATTTTGATCGTTGGATTGATTTAAATGAAATTGTATAGTTGAGACTAAATTACATggcacacaatttcattaaagtcaaatctAATTGTTAAAAAGGTGTCtcaatttttttagaaaaaatggaTCCCCTTGTTAAggattcctatatatatattctcaaaaatCAGTAAAAAGACACCCCCAATTTTATAAAATTAGGGTTCTTTGTACTCTTCTTTCTTCGAGTTCGAGGTAAGGGCACAATGCATCGGCCCCAATTTTGGCTCCAACGTGCTGCTACTAGCTACAGTATGATCGGATTCTGTTGGTACGAAATGGGTAAGTACCACTTTTCTGCATTTTGATTCACATTGATGATTTGGTGTTCAATTCTCTTTGCATCGTAGTAGAAATTGAAATTCCAGCTTTACATTGCAAACCCCTACCACAGAAATTAGTTCACGAGTCGCAAGCTTAAGTTAATGGCTTCTGCAAGTCGTCGAGGTGAAGGAATTTGTGGTCGGCGTGAAAGTGAGAGTATGATAGATGTATTTAGTAAGCTTCCAGACCAGATTTCCCATCACATTCTTTGCCTACTTGCTGTAACCGACCTCGCTCGTTTCGGTTGTGTGTCCAAAAGATGCAGAGAACTTTGCCTGTCATCTCCCAAGTTGAATTTGGATGAATTTTCCTCGGTGAATACGTCCACTTGTTATAAGCGGCTCGAGTTGTTTACCTATTTGGATAGGTTCTTATTCCGCCGTGGCGATAATAAGATACAAAGCTTTCGCCTTCGTTGGTATAGGCATGATGTATGTGAGGGTGAAGATGAAGAAGCACAATGCGTCTGTGATTGTTGTGCGAGTTTCAGACTGTTTACGTGGATTGAAAATGCAGTAAGGTGTAATGTTGAAGTGCTTGATGTGGCGATGAATTATCAGGACGAGGAGGAACGGTTTCTGTTTCCTGCTAGTGTCTTTTTGTGTGGAACTTTGAGGCATCTAAGACTGCACCTGAACTGTACAGTTCTTAAGAATCCGTCGTTCGCTTTTCAATCTAATCTCAAGATCttggagttgaaaaatgttGATATAGATGATGGTGGTGGATTTTTCAAATGGATCTCGTGTTGCTGTAAATTCATTGAGGAATTAAGCCTTGAACACGTTTGTGTGACACAAGAAATTTCTGTTGAAAGCTCGTCTCTGAAAATACTAAACTGTTCTGGTTTCTTTCTGATTGATAAATGTCATATTAACATCTCATGTGAGAAGCTTGAGTACATACGTATTTGCTGGGTATTTGACTCACCGAGAAACAAATCCTTAAATATGTTTGCTCCAAATCTGAAGTCTTTCAAATGGTTCGGGAGTTTGATGAATCACTCAAATTTGGGAAAATTAGAACGCTTAGAAGTAGCTTCTTTTTTCTTGGAGCCAACACTGGATATCTTGGACAATACAGTCGAGGTTTTTCACAGTTTATGCAGGGCTAAACTTTTTATGCTAAATGAAGCGACCATTAAGGTAAACAGAACTGTAACATCTCAAactgatttttaattttctttttgaacTTCTTTCAACTTTTTTCCTTTACTTCTTTGTGATATGGCAATGATAGGATTAGTTACTTTACGTTCCTTAAGCTACAATGCTGTTTTAAAATTGAGATATGACATTAATCTTACATTAACTAATGTAAATTCACTTCTATGCTGAGTTTTgtggaaaataataaaaaatatattgcgAAACAAGTTTGTTTCtgcaatttgaatttttttttctcattttgttATCTGGAAACTATAGGATTAGATAATTTACGTTTCTTATGCTCCAATGTGATGATATTAGTTTTACGATTATCAGAATGTAAATTCATACCAATGCTAAATtttgttgaaaagaataaaaaataaaatgagaaacaaTATACCATTGCAGGCTCTTCCGTTGAAGGAATTATCATCTAGGCCAGCTCCACTATGTGATACTAGTTCTTTGTGTATCGAAATTGGAAGCTTTATTGATGAGCTGATCCCAGCAATGGTCTCTCTCTTCAGAGCAATGCCTAAGCTTTGTACTTTATGCATAATGTTGAATCCGCCTTCTGGTGCCCCTACCTCTAATGTAAGTTTTTGCCGGTGCTTGCTTCAAGAGTATAAGCTCCCCCTCTGtacttctttctccttctctctctctctcttcctcttgcTTTTTTTCATCCTGGTATATATTATAACGCAATTATTTCTTTCTTAAATTTGGGTTGATTTGCATGTTGCCTGTTTTCCTTTCCAGGCATCGGGGATTAGCATGGAATACTGGAAGTTGCAAAACCTCGCTTTTGTTTATCAGCTCAAGCACGTTGCTATAGAGCTTTGCCACGGGTCTAATGGAATGGAGTTAGCAAGGTACATTATCGAGTATGCTCAGAATTTGCAAAAGATGGTAATAGTTTATTCTTCCCAGGACTTGGAAAAAATTACAAGGGAGTTAGAGAAAAGCAAGATGATTCCCAATGCGACAATTGACTTCCAGGAAAAATCGATCAAATGGTAGAAGAAAGCTGTTTCGATAATTTTCagaatttatttttgttgcaaTGTCGAAACCTTAGTAGTCAGGGCCGGACCTGTGTACAGACATTAGGCTATAGCCGAGACTagaatttttgttttcaaaattagCAAGGAAAGCTTTCTTTCAAAATTATTGTGGTTTGTCTTCTGAAGGCCTTTTGGAACTGCTCATGTATGAGCTTCTCTCTTTGGCTTCTGCATTTGCGTTTTAGTCTGTGAAAGTTGTAAAACACGGAATCACGCAATGCACGTAAACATGCCTAGTTTTCATTTCATGCTTTGCTCGGTATACATGGCTTTCTTCTGTCTCCCCTGCCCTTTTCCCGTCTCTCATTACTACCATATATTTCGCTCTAGTACAAATCGCAAGTAAAAATGTTGCCAAAGaggctaggtttttttttttggtcagttctctctctcttcttgcaCTTTGACAATCAGTGTGCTGACATGGTTGCGGCTGCCCCACCGCCGGGGGGAGGGTGGTGGGGTTGAGTGTGTGGCCGGCGGTGGTTAAGCTTGTGCGGGAAGCTGACAAGCCCGTGATTCGTGATTCATGGACTATGTCTACATATATTTCTGTAGACTGTCTATATTCTTACTGTGGCTGAACAATAATCATGTTTTGAAGCGTGAAACCAAATCTCCATAATTTgggatttatttaaaaaaagaaaaagaaaaaggaagattcATAAGAATTACAAATTTAAAGGAAGATTCGGTAGTACTtcggtctagtagtatttatttttacttgtaagtgagagttattaggtttaattctcgtcaaaattaaatttgaactacattattactaacacattgtgaggttaagcacACCTCACATCTCATATCTCTTAatttagataatatcgtttattccaaaaaataaaaataaaataacttgTAGTCCTTCATCTAATTCCCCTccaaatgaaaaatcattcacTTCCACCTTTAAATATACCTTAAAATTTAattctttgttctaaccttTTTATGTGTATTCAACGAGCCATATCTTCTTATAGTTtggaggtcgcacttggtgtgatggcaaatgtcttcgcccatgagcggtaagtctcgggttcgagacttgggagcagcctcttcataaatgggggtaaggctagccgacattcacctctcacagaccctgcgtaaagcgggagccttgtgcactgggtacgacctactAAATAATTCTTCCACTCAgtgtaaatatattattgtcaaaaaaaaaaaaacctaaaataaatttgaataatATAGGTTTCGGCGGGCGATgtcgaaaaaataaaaagtaaaaagtaaaTAAGGTTTTGGCGGGCCAAAAGAAAATTTCACGCGGCAAATCGGGACTCGAATTTGCGGGAACAAATTTAGAGGAAATCGACAAAAATACTAAACTTATAAAAGCCTAGGAAGGAACCGTCAGAACGCCCACCCCACTACCAAAAGCCCCAAATCaacaaatttagggtttttcaagATCCAGATTCGGGACGGAGGATGATGGGAGCGCACCGCCGATTCCGGCTCGCTGATGGACTGATGGTGGGTACGATCGAGATGGGTAAGTGAGTGCTGgcatttcttcatttctgttCACTGTGCAAAGAGAAAGGCATAACTTGATTGATGCTTTACTGTTAAATTCTCCGTGATTCGTAGTAGAAACTGAAAAGCCATCTTCTTTTGCAAAACCCTAAATTCGGATTTTGATTAGCTTTcatggaaggcgaaggtaagtTAAAAGCTACTGCAAGTCCCCGAGGCGAAGGAGTTTGTAGTGAGAGTGAGAGTACAATAGATGTATTTAGCAAGTTTCCAGACCAGATTTCCCATCACATTGTCTCCTTTCTTACTGTGACCGATCTCACTCGCTTCGGTTGTGTGTCTAAAAGATGCAGAGAGCTTTGCCTGTCATCCCCTAAGTTGAACTTCGATGGGTTTTCGTTAGCGAATACGTCCACTTGTTATTACCGGCTCAAGTTGTTGAGTTATTTGGATAGGTTCTTTTTCCATCGCGGGGATAGTAGGATACAGAGCTTTCGTGTTCGTTGGTTAAAGCATGAGGAATACAAGCTTGAAGAATACGAGGGTGAAGAACCACCGTGCTTCTGTGCTCGTGATTGCTACGAAGGTACCCGAATGTTCACATGGATCCAAAATGCGGTTAGGTGTAAGGTCGAAGTGCTGGATCTTGAGACA is drawn from Malus domestica chromosome 14, GDT2T_hap1 and contains these coding sequences:
- the LOC108175198 gene encoding uncharacterized protein isoform X1 codes for the protein MTWIHNALRCNVKVLDAKNRVVDFEDELYTLFPSCVFLCATLTSLAVDMDFTMVKTPSVAFSSNLVYLKLLNVKIEDEGFFKWISCSCKFIKEIFLFGISVRGNIIIKSSSLEKFGYVDGGSFTLSHLNISGEKLEVINITWRFSSPDDKSLNIFAPRLKDLCWRGSLVNQANLGELECLEKADICLEPKADDSDKLIKHFYSLHRVEHLVLNAATFQALFREGYTHAQFDRLFYLELNLRSFSDDIFPAVVSLLRGLHKLCTLYITYFAVPSSMDPQPNVSGFDKEYWKLQNLDFIDQIKEVTVELDGSNNGIEFARYILEHAKNLEQMCIQYFLDLSDDAILKLNDSKKMSKATVIFEAGYRSRPRFDFDWEED
- the LOC103454033 gene encoding F-box/LRR-repeat protein At4g14103-like isoform X2, producing the protein MASASRRGEGICGRRESESMIDVFSKLPDQISHHILCLLAVTDLARFGCVSKRCRELCLSSPKLNLDEFSSVNTSTCYKRLELFTYLDRFLFRRGDNKIQSFRLRWYRHDVCEGEDEEAQCVCDCCASFRLFTWIENAVRCNVEVLDVAMNYQDEEERFLFPASVFLCGTLRHLRLHLNCTVLKNPSFAFQSNLKILELKNVDIDDGGGFFKWISCCCKFIEELSLEHVCVTQEISVESSSLKILNCSGFFLIDKCHINISCEKLEYIRICWVFDSPRNKSLNMFAPNLKSFKWFGSLMNHSNLGKLERLEVASFFLEPTLDILDNTVEVFHSLCRAKLFMLNEATIKASGISMEYWKLQNLAFVYQLKHVAIELCHGSNGMELARYIIEYAQNLQKMVIVYSSQDLEKITRELEKSKMIPNATIDFQEKSIKW
- the LOC103454033 gene encoding F-box/LRR-repeat protein At4g14103-like isoform X1; translation: MASASRRGEGICGRRESESMIDVFSKLPDQISHHILCLLAVTDLARFGCVSKRCRELCLSSPKLNLDEFSSVNTSTCYKRLELFTYLDRFLFRRGDNKIQSFRLRWYRHDVCEGEDEEAQCVCDCCASFRLFTWIENAVRCNVEVLDVAMNYQDEEERFLFPASVFLCGTLRHLRLHLNCTVLKNPSFAFQSNLKILELKNVDIDDGGGFFKWISCCCKFIEELSLEHVCVTQEISVESSSLKILNCSGFFLIDKCHINISCEKLEYIRICWVFDSPRNKSLNMFAPNLKSFKWFGSLMNHSNLGKLERLEVASFFLEPTLDILDNTVEVFHSLCRAKLFMLNEATIKALPLKELSSRPAPLCDTSSLCIEIGSFIDELIPAMVSLFRAMPKLCTLCIMLNPPSGAPTSNASGISMEYWKLQNLAFVYQLKHVAIELCHGSNGMELARYIIEYAQNLQKMVIVYSSQDLEKITRELEKSKMIPNATIDFQEKSIKW
- the LOC108175198 gene encoding uncharacterized protein isoform X2, coding for MTWIHNALRCNVKVLDAKNRVVDFEDELYTLFPSCVFLCATLTSLAVDMDFTMVKTPSVAFSSNLVYLKLLNVKIEDEGFFKWISCSCKFIKEIFLFGISVRGNIIIKSSSLEKFGYVDGGSFTLSHLNISGEKLEVINITWRFSSPDDKSLNIFAPRLKDLCWRGSLVNQANLGELECLEKADICLEPKADDSDKLIKHFYSLHRVEHLVLNAATFQVSGFDKEYWKLQNLDFIDQIKEVTVELDGSNNGIEFARYILEHAKNLEQMCIQYFLDLSDDAILKLNDSKKMSKATVIFEAGYRSRPRFDFDWEED
- the LOC103454016 gene encoding F-box/FBD/LRR-repeat protein At1g16930-like, with the protein product MAQKHKILDSSSCEDEGSSLGHKEDRFSGLPDGVAYRILSFLTIKDVTCFSIVSKRCRELYLSTPSLDFEFRTTRTPSGEYKSFREATCEVRLSLMNSLDRFLLQRGDNKIEYFRLVWENHSVVEEDSDDLRDEEPCFCVNERFRIMTWIHNALRCNVEVLDVKSDVDYFEAEPYALFPSCVFLCATLTSLAVEMNHTMVKTPSVAFSSNLVDLKLLNVDIEDEGFFKWISCSCKFIKEIYLCDISITANIIIKSSSLEKFGYVDGGRFTPSHFNISGEKLEIINITWMLNLPGDKSLNIFAPRLKDLCWRGSRVNQGNLGPLECLEKAVICLEPKADDSDKLIKHFYSLRRVERLVLNAATFKALFREGYTHAQFDRLFYLELNLRSFSDDIFPAVVSLLRGLHNLCTLYISCFAVPSSKDPQPNLSGFDKEYWKLQNLDFIDQIKEVTIVLDGSSNGIEFARYILENAKNLEQIHLQHLLDLPDDAIQKLNEIVMSRAAVNFEEDYEEDSDEDYEEDSEENFEEDIEED